A genomic segment from Methanofollis sp. encodes:
- a CDS encoding nucleotidyltransferase family protein: protein MDTVTREASGECARIIAILREKKAYLEEAYHVGSIGIFGSCRRGEEHEGSDVDILVEFSEVPGIFGFLRLERYLSELLDRPVDLVEKSALKPRIGRRVSKEVIYI, encoded by the coding sequence ATGGACACCGTCACCCGCGAGGCCAGCGGGGAGTGCGCGAGGATCATCGCCATTCTCCGGGAGAAGAAGGCGTACCTGGAGGAGGCCTACCATGTCGGGTCCATCGGCATCTTCGGCTCGTGCCGGCGCGGTGAGGAGCACGAGGGAAGCGACGTGGACATCCTGGTCGAGTTCTCCGAGGTGCCGGGGATCTTCGGGTTTCTCAGGCTTGAGCGGTATCTCTCCGAACTTCTCGATAGACCGGTGGATCTGGTCGAAAAAAGTGCGCTCAAACCCCGTATCGGCCGCCGTGTCTCAAAAGAGGTCATCTACATATGA